In Pseudomonas rhizosphaerae, one DNA window encodes the following:
- the fliD gene encoding flagellar filament capping protein FliD: MATVSSTTGTTATTATASTSSTSTTTSTSGAIKSSGVGSGIDTDAIVKALVNAEKAPKQKQIDTQTLTTSTTLTAVGTVKSALETYRTAVAAMNKASTFSGLTSASSNEKTASVTVTDSASNGTYSLEVTSLASASKISSGVYAEKSAAVVNATSSAQDLTISQSGKDSKVSIPAGATLAQTRDLINTQMASRGISANILTDASGSRLVLSSSTTGSGTEISMSANADSGLDKLTTTTTVTAPGNAKYKIDGIEMESSTNTVAAAISGVSIKLLEAGGEKTTISVTTNTDTLKKATTGFVDAYNALMTQLNTLTKVSTSADGTTSGGGLTGDSTVRHLIQSMRNELVSSSGSSKLTLGQFGINTDQKTGLLVMDDAKWNTAMADTASVAAIQDMFTGKDGLLSRMTTATDAYAVKGGILSSRSDSLSGTLTKLTEQQQALDRRIKNLTDTLNAKYSAMDTLVAQLNATSKSIMTTLNALNKTDSD, translated from the coding sequence ATGGCTACTGTTTCCTCCACCACCGGCACCACGGCCACTACCGCGACCGCCAGTACCTCCAGTACCAGTACCACGACCAGCACCAGCGGCGCGATCAAGTCCAGCGGTGTAGGCTCAGGCATCGATACCGACGCTATCGTCAAAGCGTTGGTGAATGCTGAAAAAGCGCCCAAGCAGAAGCAGATCGATACGCAAACGCTGACCACTTCCACGACCTTGACCGCCGTGGGCACCGTCAAGAGCGCGCTGGAAACCTATCGCACTGCCGTTGCAGCGATGAACAAGGCCTCGACCTTCAGTGGCTTGACCAGTGCTTCGTCCAACGAGAAGACCGCGTCGGTGACCGTGACCGATTCTGCCTCCAACGGTACCTACTCGCTGGAAGTGACCAGCCTGGCCAGCGCCTCGAAGATCTCTTCCGGCGTGTATGCCGAGAAGAGCGCGGCGGTGGTCAACGCTACGTCGTCGGCTCAGGACCTGACGATCAGTCAATCCGGCAAGGACAGCAAAGTCAGCATTCCGGCAGGCGCCACGCTGGCGCAGACCCGTGATCTGATCAATACCCAGATGGCCAGCCGTGGCATCAGTGCCAACATCCTGACCGACGCCAGTGGCTCGCGTCTGGTACTGAGTTCGTCGACCACAGGCTCGGGCACCGAAATTTCCATGTCGGCCAATGCCGACAGCGGGCTCGACAAATTGACTACTACCACCACCGTTACTGCGCCAGGCAATGCGAAATACAAGATCGACGGCATCGAGATGGAATCGTCGACCAACACAGTAGCAGCTGCTATCAGTGGCGTGTCGATCAAACTGTTGGAGGCCGGCGGTGAAAAGACGACCATCAGCGTCACCACCAACACCGACACCCTGAAAAAAGCCACCACCGGGTTCGTCGACGCCTACAACGCGCTCATGACCCAGCTCAACACCTTGACCAAGGTCAGTACCAGTGCCGATGGGACGACCAGCGGAGGAGGCCTGACCGGCGACTCCACCGTGCGCCATTTAATCCAGTCGATGCGTAACGAGCTGGTATCATCCTCGGGCTCAAGCAAGCTGACGCTGGGGCAGTTCGGGATCAACACCGACCAGAAAACCGGCCTGCTGGTGATGGACGATGCCAAGTGGAACACTGCCATGGCGGACACCGCCAGCGTGGCGGCCATCCAGGACATGTTCACCGGCAAGGACGGCCTGCTGTCGCGCATGACAACTGCGACCGACGCCTATGCCGTAAAGGGTGGCATTTTATCTTCACGTTCGGACTCACTCTCCGGCACGTTGACCAAACTGACCGAGCAGCAGCAAGCCCTGGATCGCCGGATCAAAAACCTCACCGATACATTGAACGCCAAGTATTCCGCGATGGACACCCTCGTTGCGCAGCTGAACGCCACCAGCAAGAGCATCATGACCACGCTCAATGCGCTGAACAAAACCGATAGCGATTGA